The Bernardetia litoralis DSM 6794 genome includes a window with the following:
- a CDS encoding carboxy terminal-processing peptidase, whose product MKTYLKNIYSTADKSENALFQRAKKNINNKIKSSIRFGYLSGFALLVLSSCNQNQNTADAQELDSSQIPMEMVAQNVALQYPSMTNLDNPDEDNEEKNRFLLTLLVQALTQQHYQPLALDDDFAAKTFDLFLKRIDNNKRYFTQEDFKKIEAQKNLIDDQAMQGDYAFFNAAYEIFEKRLKESEEISTEILKNPFDFSKNETIELDGDKSEYAKNKKAQKEVWRKLLKYQVMVRLDNLLQAEEKKEKDEKGYKAKSLTELEKDAREAIQKNQNEFFKRMYRLKKKDWRNLYLNSITSAYDPHTEYYPPKDKENFDIQFSGQFEGIGATLQEREGQIKVMNIVPGSASWKQGDLKEGDIIQKVAQGDEEPVSIIDMPLDDAVQLIRGKKGSEVRLTVKKVDGTTKIIPIIRDVVVLAETYAKSVVLEPQKGTKIGYIKLPSFYSNFQDKNGRTSSKDMKEELIKLNDENVESLILDLRNNGGGSLGDVIDIVGLFIETGPVVQVKARGSLPQVYSDTDKEVVFDKPLIVLVNEFSASASEIFAAAVQDYNRGIVVGSPTFGKGSVQNFLDLDRVLGKEYDNIKPLGALKLTIQKYYRINGGATQLKGVVPDITLPDMYSYIDFGEEQEPYALKWDEVKKAKYQEWTPKYKLDKVQKETDKRVSKDDIFSSIDENAKRLNKRRNETLYSLNLDEYRALQRTLEEESKKYENLAKSDETLKIIALKKDLAENKADTVKQASFEKFEKELKKDIHLQEAIRIMSQVQ is encoded by the coding sequence ATGAAAACATATCTTAAAAATATATATTCAACAGCTGATAAAAGTGAAAATGCACTGTTTCAGAGAGCAAAAAAAAATATAAATAATAAAATTAAATCTAGTATTAGATTTGGTTATTTAAGTGGTTTTGCGCTTTTAGTTTTATCTTCTTGTAATCAAAACCAAAATACAGCTGATGCACAAGAGTTAGATTCTAGTCAGATTCCGATGGAAATGGTGGCTCAAAATGTAGCTTTGCAATATCCAAGCATGACAAATTTGGATAATCCAGATGAAGATAATGAAGAAAAAAATCGTTTTCTGCTTACTCTTTTAGTTCAGGCGCTTACTCAACAACATTATCAGCCTTTAGCTTTAGATGATGATTTTGCTGCCAAAACATTTGATTTGTTTTTGAAGCGAATAGATAATAATAAACGTTATTTTACACAAGAAGATTTTAAGAAAATTGAAGCTCAAAAAAATCTAATTGATGACCAAGCAATGCAAGGAGATTATGCTTTTTTCAATGCAGCGTATGAAATTTTTGAAAAAAGATTGAAAGAATCAGAAGAGATAAGTACAGAAATATTAAAAAATCCATTTGATTTTTCTAAAAATGAAACCATAGAACTAGATGGTGATAAATCAGAATATGCAAAAAATAAAAAAGCGCAAAAAGAAGTTTGGCGCAAACTTTTGAAATATCAAGTAATGGTGCGTTTGGATAATTTATTACAAGCAGAAGAGAAAAAAGAAAAAGATGAGAAAGGGTATAAAGCAAAATCATTGACAGAGTTAGAAAAAGATGCTCGTGAAGCAATACAGAAAAATCAAAATGAGTTTTTCAAAAGAATGTATCGTCTAAAGAAAAAAGATTGGAGAAATTTGTATCTAAATAGCATCACAAGTGCTTACGACCCACATACAGAATATTATCCACCAAAGGATAAAGAAAATTTTGATATTCAGTTCTCTGGACAATTTGAAGGAATTGGAGCAACTCTACAAGAACGTGAAGGTCAAATAAAAGTAATGAATATTGTTCCAGGTAGTGCTTCTTGGAAACAAGGCGACCTCAAAGAAGGCGATATTATCCAAAAAGTAGCGCAAGGAGATGAAGAGCCTGTTTCTATTATTGATATGCCTTTAGATGATGCTGTGCAGCTTATTCGTGGCAAAAAAGGCTCAGAAGTTCGTTTGACAGTCAAAAAAGTAGATGGAACAACCAAAATAATTCCGATTATTCGTGATGTTGTTGTTTTGGCTGAAACCTATGCAAAATCTGTTGTTTTAGAACCTCAAAAAGGAACAAAAATAGGATACATAAAACTACCTTCTTTTTATTCTAATTTCCAAGATAAAAATGGACGTACTTCTTCAAAAGATATGAAAGAAGAACTCATCAAACTCAATGATGAAAATGTAGAGAGTTTGATTTTGGATTTGAGAAATAATGGTGGTGGTTCGTTAGGAGATGTAATTGATATCGTTGGTTTATTTATCGAAACAGGTCCTGTGGTGCAGGTAAAAGCTCGTGGAAGTTTGCCTCAAGTTTATTCTGATACAGATAAAGAAGTTGTTTTCGATAAGCCTTTGATTGTTTTGGTAAATGAATTTAGTGCTTCGGCTTCTGAAATTTTTGCTGCTGCTGTTCAAGATTATAATCGTGGTATTGTGGTGGGAAGTCCTACTTTTGGAAAAGGTTCAGTTCAGAATTTCCTTGATTTGGATAGAGTTTTGGGCAAAGAATATGACAACATAAAGCCTTTGGGAGCTTTAAAACTCACTATTCAGAAGTATTATCGTATCAACGGAGGAGCTACTCAGCTCAAAGGTGTTGTTCCAGATATTACGCTTCCAGATATGTATTCGTATATAGATTTTGGTGAAGAACAAGAACCTTATGCCTTGAAGTGGGATGAAGTAAAAAAAGCAAAATATCAAGAATGGACACCAAAATATAAATTGGATAAAGTTCAGAAAGAAACAGATAAACGAGTTTCTAAAGATGATATTTTCTCTTCTATTGATGAGAATGCAAAACGCCTAAACAAACGTAGAAACGAAACACTTTATTCACTTAATCTGGACGAATACCGAGCTCTACAACGCACTTTGGAAGAAGAATCTAAGAAATATGAAAACTTAGCAAAATCCGATGAAACACTCAAAATTATAGCTTTGAAAAAAGATTTGGCTGAAAACAAAGCTGATACAGTAAAACAAGCTAGTTTTGAGAAATTTGAGAAAGAACTCAAAAAGGATATTCACTTGCAAGAAGCTATTCGTATTATGAGTCAAGTACAATAA
- the hutU gene encoding urocanate hydratase produces MTIHNATEKGATPTGTKLNTKGWQQEAVLRMLYNNLDPDVAERPEDLVVYGGIGKAARNWESFDLIVKALKNMSDEQTLLIQSGKPVALLPTHKDAPRVLISNSMLVPRWANWDHFNELDKKGLMMYGQMTAGSWIYIGTQGIVQGTYETYAELARQNYNGTLKNTLNVTAGLGGMGGAQPLAITMNEGVCLAAEIEEWRIDKRLETRYLDEKYLDIDEAIDAALQYKKEGKNKSIGVVCNVIDLLQRLIDRNITPDTLTDQTSAHDALNGYFPESMSVAEANTLRETNPKKYTELSLDTMAHHVKQMLELQKRGAITFDYGNNLRGQAKDQRHVENAFDFPGFVPAYIRPLFCEGKGPFRFVALSGDEQDIFECDKVLLELFPENESLHRWIKMAQERIAFQGLPARICWLSMGERQKAALAFNELVKNGTLKAPIVIGRDHLDSGSVASPNRETEAMLDGSDAVADWPVLNALINTAGGATWVSLHHGGGVGMGYSIHSGMVILADGTEEAHEKLKRVLHNDPAMGVIRHADAGYQKAQEWAEEFNLDLKKNLG; encoded by the coding sequence ATGACCATACACAACGCAACCGAAAAAGGTGCAACACCAACAGGAACAAAACTAAACACAAAAGGCTGGCAACAAGAAGCCGTTTTGAGAATGCTCTACAATAATCTTGACCCAGATGTAGCTGAAAGACCAGAAGATTTGGTCGTTTATGGTGGAATTGGAAAAGCTGCAAGAAATTGGGAATCCTTTGATTTGATTGTAAAAGCTCTCAAAAATATGAGCGACGAACAAACTCTCTTGATTCAATCTGGAAAACCTGTTGCTCTTTTGCCTACTCACAAAGATGCTCCTCGTGTTTTGATTTCAAATTCTATGCTTGTTCCTCGTTGGGCAAATTGGGATCACTTCAACGAATTAGACAAAAAAGGTTTGATGATGTACGGACAAATGACGGCAGGTTCGTGGATTTATATCGGAACGCAAGGAATTGTACAAGGAACGTATGAAACTTATGCCGAACTTGCTAGACAAAATTACAATGGAACACTCAAAAATACGCTAAATGTTACGGCTGGACTTGGTGGAATGGGTGGAGCGCAACCCCTAGCAATCACAATGAATGAAGGTGTTTGTTTGGCTGCCGAAATTGAAGAATGGAGAATCGACAAACGCTTAGAAACTCGTTATTTAGATGAAAAATATCTTGATATTGATGAGGCAATTGATGCAGCTTTGCAATACAAAAAAGAAGGTAAAAATAAATCTATTGGTGTAGTTTGTAATGTAATTGATTTACTTCAAAGATTGATAGATAGAAATATTACTCCTGATACTTTAACAGACCAAACTTCTGCTCACGATGCCTTAAATGGATATTTTCCTGAAAGTATGAGTGTAGCAGAAGCAAATACACTTAGAGAAACCAATCCAAAAAAATATACAGAACTTTCTTTGGATACAATGGCGCATCACGTAAAACAAATGTTAGAACTTCAAAAGCGAGGTGCAATTACGTTTGATTATGGAAATAATTTGAGAGGACAAGCAAAAGACCAACGCCATGTAGAAAATGCTTTTGATTTCCCTGGATTTGTTCCTGCTTATATTCGACCTTTGTTTTGTGAAGGAAAAGGACCTTTCCGTTTTGTGGCTCTTTCGGGCGATGAACAAGATATTTTTGAATGTGATAAAGTTTTGTTAGAATTATTCCCAGAAAATGAGTCTTTGCACCGTTGGATAAAAATGGCACAAGAACGCATTGCTTTTCAAGGTTTGCCTGCTCGTATTTGTTGGTTGAGTATGGGAGAAAGACAAAAGGCAGCTTTAGCATTTAATGAGCTTGTCAAAAATGGAACGCTAAAAGCTCCTATCGTAATTGGTAGAGACCATTTGGATTCTGGTTCGGTGGCTTCTCCAAACCGAGAAACCGAAGCGATGCTAGATGGTTCGGATGCTGTGGCAGATTGGCCTGTTTTGAATGCGCTTATCAATACGGCTGGTGGTGCGACGTGGGTTTCGCTGCATCATGGAGGAGGCGTTGGAATGGGTTATTCTATTCACTCTGGAATGGTTATTTTAGCAGACGGAACAGAAGAAGCACACGAAAAACTAAAACGAGTTTTGCACAATGACCCTGCTATGGGAGTTATTCGCCATGCTGATGCTGGTTATCAAAAGGCACAAGAATGGGCAGAAGAATTTAATCTTGATTTGAAGAAGAATTTGGGGTAG
- a CDS encoding HincII family type II restriction endonuclease, with protein MSIVNYQDLKNKVIGSKVSKPLSGTLSGHAAGEPFDKHVYAELKKEFPQQTFRQYEYLNDLYSKNPKVITFQERLNLFNSPTVMFLLSRGKQATSKWDLENIFEEKQNDTADILVVKNDFYEIIDIKTRNTSKKSQPPNIISAYKLAQTCAKMLDNKEYDSFSICYFGIDWKLEGNFLVCIDAHSVNLFKSNPQDLYINWAAAMQIQFQVDNLEQNFEGNQEEWARQYLKHFITQAKRRAENMIEKFVKPFEKYV; from the coding sequence ATGTCAATCGTAAATTATCAAGATTTAAAGAATAAAGTAATTGGAAGTAAAGTTTCTAAACCTTTATCTGGAACTCTATCAGGACACGCAGCAGGAGAACCATTTGATAAACATGTTTATGCAGAATTAAAAAAAGAATTTCCACAACAGACATTTAGACAATACGAATATTTGAATGATTTGTATAGCAAAAATCCTAAAGTAATTACGTTTCAAGAAAGGCTAAATTTATTCAATTCTCCTACTGTTATGTTTCTTTTGAGTAGAGGAAAACAAGCAACTTCAAAATGGGATTTGGAGAATATCTTTGAAGAAAAACAAAATGATACGGCTGATATTTTGGTAGTAAAAAATGATTTTTACGAAATAATTGACATAAAGACGAGAAATACATCTAAAAAATCTCAACCTCCAAATATTATTTCTGCTTACAAACTAGCTCAAACGTGTGCTAAAATGCTAGATAATAAAGAATACGATAGTTTTAGTATTTGCTATTTTGGAATTGATTGGAAATTAGAAGGCAATTTTTTGGTTTGTATAGATGCTCATTCAGTAAATTTATTCAAAAGCAATCCACAAGATTTATATATTAATTGGGCAGCAGCTATGCAAATTCAGTTTCAAGTGGATAATTTAGAACAGAATTTTGAAGGAAATCAAGAAGAGTGGGCAAGACAATATCTCAAACATTTTATCACACAAGCAAAACGAAGAGCTGAAAATATGATTGAGAAATTTGTAAAGCCTTTTGAGAAGTATGTTTGA
- a CDS encoding HsdM family class I SAM-dependent methyltransferase, whose product MKIIEEKVITERTKNKYGQYFTPKIIADFMIELADINQNSKILEPSCGEGVFLKSLQEEGFENIIAYEIDEELVKKLNFENIICESFISAKINEKFDLIIGNPPYIRWKNIEEELKAELIKSELWNRYFNSLCDYLYIFILKSIEVLAENGQLIFICPEYWLNTTHSLSLRNYMVKNGYFEVIYHFNETPIFEGATVSVIVFKYVKSKNKIPFIDIIKYHKNKKITTEIIEQIKERKEVDFFKVKQFEANKRWLLTDENEVLEIENFEKACQITQNNSTKNAINNDLFASLSENKTDTKVIYSTINDICDIGNGMVSGLDKAFQLDKKNDKQTLETLSEIEKESTVSVIKAKNLIPFTYNEITPYIFVNEENTKIIDEEELENYYPNFYKKLKPLKEKLEKRYQYNRKINYWEWVFLRNYNLFNSEKPRIFVPCKERISNKNYFRFSFVEQGVFPTQDVTALFLKENVKENIFYVLAFLNNPRVFNWLKNKGIIKGNIVEFSEKPISSIPFRKIDWKNQTEIELHNQIVELTELFILERKQEILTEINQLFDVLLNSKID is encoded by the coding sequence ATGAAAATAATTGAAGAGAAAGTAATAACAGAAAGAACTAAAAATAAATATGGACAATATTTTACACCAAAAATCATAGCTGATTTTATGATTGAGTTGGCAGATATAAATCAAAATTCTAAAATTTTAGAACCCTCTTGTGGTGAAGGTGTATTTTTGAAAAGTCTGCAAGAAGAAGGATTCGAAAATATAATAGCTTATGAAATTGATGAAGAATTAGTAAAAAAACTGAATTTTGAAAATATAATTTGTGAAAGTTTTATTTCAGCTAAAATCAATGAAAAATTTGATTTAATTATTGGAAACCCTCCTTATATACGATGGAAAAATATTGAAGAAGAATTAAAAGCAGAGTTGATTAAAAGTGAATTATGGAATAGATATTTTAATAGTTTGTGTGATTATCTGTATATTTTTATTCTCAAATCTATTGAGGTTTTAGCAGAAAATGGACAACTTATTTTTATTTGTCCAGAATATTGGCTCAATACAACTCATTCTTTATCGCTACGAAATTATATGGTAAAAAATGGTTATTTCGAAGTCATTTATCATTTTAATGAAACTCCTATTTTTGAAGGTGCAACTGTTTCGGTTATTGTATTCAAATATGTAAAATCGAAAAATAAAATTCCGTTTATAGACATTATCAAATATCACAAGAATAAAAAAATTACTACTGAAATTATAGAACAAATAAAAGAAAGAAAAGAAGTAGATTTTTTCAAAGTAAAGCAGTTTGAAGCAAATAAAAGGTGGTTATTGACAGATGAAAATGAAGTTTTAGAAATAGAAAATTTTGAAAAAGCCTGTCAGATTACCCAAAATAATTCAACTAAAAACGCTATAAATAATGATTTATTTGCCAGTTTATCAGAAAATAAAACTGATACAAAAGTTATTTATTCTACCATAAATGATATTTGTGATATTGGAAATGGAATGGTTAGTGGCTTGGATAAGGCTTTTCAATTAGATAAAAAAAATGACAAACAAACTTTAGAAACTCTTTCAGAAATAGAAAAAGAAAGTACAGTTTCAGTTATTAAAGCTAAAAATTTAATTCCTTTTACTTACAATGAAATTACGCCTTATATTTTTGTAAATGAAGAAAACACAAAAATAATAGACGAAGAAGAATTAGAAAACTATTATCCAAATTTCTATAAAAAACTAAAACCATTAAAAGAAAAGTTAGAAAAGCGTTATCAATATAACCGAAAAATAAATTATTGGGAATGGGTTTTTTTGAGAAATTACAATTTATTCAATTCTGAAAAACCACGTATTTTTGTTCCTTGTAAAGAAAGAATATCGAATAAAAATTACTTTAGATTTAGTTTTGTAGAGCAAGGAGTTTTTCCGACACAAGATGTAACAGCACTTTTTTTGAAAGAAAATGTAAAAGAAAATATTTTTTATGTGTTGGCATTTCTGAATAACCCTAGAGTTTTTAATTGGCTCAAAAATAAAGGAATTATTAAAGGAAATATAGTTGAGTTTTCTGAAAAGCCAATTTCAAGTATTCCATTTAGGAAAATTGATTGGAAAAATCAAACCGAAATAGAACTTCATAATCAAATTGTAGAACTGACAGAATTATTTATTTTGGAAAGAAAACAGGAGATTTTGACAGAAATAAATCAGTTATTTGATGTTTTATTAAATTCTAAAATTGACTAA
- a CDS encoding bile acid:sodium symporter family protein — protein MKLKIDNFILAIIMVIIIAYFFPYWGSKASPIPLSQIASIGVSLIFFFYGLKLNPEKLKNGLKNWKLHILVQLSTFLVFPIIVLLFYPFINTEESHNLWLSLFFLAALPSTVSSSVVMVSIAKGNIPAAIFNASISGLIGVVITPLWMGLFLTQDASGFSLGDIYIKLFTEILLPVVLGFALQKFLGKYVQKYQKQLALFDKSIILVIIYKSFSESFEENVFSSVQLKDLLLIMVAITFLFYTMYYLTGYLAKKLKFNQEDSITAQFCGTKKSLVHGTVFSKILFPATYPVGLILLPLMLFHALQIFIISIVASKLAKRKDKE, from the coding sequence ATGAAACTAAAAATTGATAATTTTATTTTGGCAATTATTATGGTAATCATAATTGCTTATTTTTTTCCTTATTGGGGAAGCAAAGCAAGTCCTATACCTCTTAGTCAGATTGCTAGTATTGGTGTTTCACTGATTTTTTTCTTTTATGGATTAAAATTAAATCCTGAAAAATTGAAAAATGGATTGAAGAATTGGAAGTTACATATTTTGGTACAACTCTCTACATTTCTTGTTTTTCCAATCATTGTATTATTATTTTATCCATTTATTAATACAGAAGAAAGTCATAATTTATGGTTATCCTTATTTTTTTTAGCTGCATTGCCATCTACGGTATCTTCTTCGGTAGTAATGGTTTCGATTGCAAAAGGAAATATTCCAGCAGCCATATTTAATGCCAGTATTTCGGGATTGATAGGGGTTGTGATTACGCCACTTTGGATGGGATTATTTTTGACACAAGATGCAAGTGGTTTTAGTTTGGGAGATATTTATATCAAACTTTTTACAGAAATTCTTCTTCCTGTTGTTCTTGGTTTTGCTTTACAAAAATTTCTTGGAAAGTATGTACAAAAATACCAAAAGCAATTAGCTCTTTTTGATAAGTCTATTATTTTGGTAATTATATATAAAAGTTTTTCAGAATCTTTTGAAGAGAATGTATTTAGTTCGGTACAATTAAAAGACCTTTTACTGATTATGGTGGCTATTACATTTTTGTTTTATACGATGTATTATCTGACTGGATACCTTGCAAAAAAGCTCAAATTCAATCAAGAAGATAGCATTACAGCACAATTTTGTGGCACTAAAAAATCATTGGTACACGGAACTGTATTTTCTAAAATATTATTTCCTGCTACTTATCCAGTAGGATTAATATTGTTGCCACTCATGTTATTTCACGCCTTACAAATATTTATTATAAGTATTGTTGCTTCAAAATTGGCAAAACGAAAAGACAAAGAATAG
- the recJ gene encoding single-stranded-DNA-specific exonuclease RecJ, whose amino-acid sequence MQSKRWLFESLPSNDKISLLSKEINVSHVPATLLLQRGVSDFESAKAFFRPSLSHLHSPFLMKGMDIAINRLKSALENKEKILVYGDYDVDGVTSVAIIYGFLKKLYANNTDEKNVQFYIPNRNTEGYGITKEGLAFAKEENINLIICLDCGVKANEEIQQAKDWGIDFIVCDHHLPDDDLPVSFAMLNPKQKGCDYPFKDLSACAIGYKFLQGFCIRTGTSERNLHYYLDLVALSIAADLVPMKGENRILSYFGLEKINIDPLPGVKALLNLINGYGKKIGVREIVFSVAPRLNAAGRITDAYNSLNLLLASSESEANKLARELNQKNDLRREMEQKMMLEIDDILEKSNPERKTNVLFSKNWHKGLVGIAAAKCVEKTYRPTVILTHSESENGDLAVGSARSISDFDIYKAVESCSDLLTQFGGHKFASGMSMPIENVAQFQERFENAVTDTLEKEQLIPPVRVDMEINFSSITQKMFAVVKQMSPFGPQNMRPVFVARNVQLLSPKIIKETHLKVQVRQGTSLFSAISFGKASFFNQISAKARYDIAFLISENNFRDRSYLQLEIRDILKVE is encoded by the coding sequence ATGCAATCTAAACGCTGGCTTTTTGAATCTTTACCTTCTAATGATAAAATTTCATTACTTTCGAAAGAAATTAATGTTAGCCATGTTCCTGCAACTTTGCTTTTACAGCGTGGAGTAAGTGATTTTGAAAGTGCAAAAGCATTTTTCCGTCCTTCTCTTTCTCATTTACATTCTCCTTTTTTGATGAAAGGAATGGATATAGCCATAAATAGATTAAAGTCTGCCCTAGAAAATAAAGAAAAAATATTGGTTTATGGAGATTATGATGTTGATGGAGTTACCTCAGTAGCCATTATTTATGGCTTTTTGAAAAAACTCTATGCAAATAATACAGATGAAAAAAATGTACAATTTTACATTCCAAACCGAAATACAGAAGGCTACGGAATTACAAAAGAAGGATTAGCTTTTGCCAAAGAAGAAAATATAAATTTAATTATTTGTTTGGATTGTGGAGTAAAAGCAAATGAAGAAATTCAGCAAGCCAAAGATTGGGGAATTGATTTTATAGTTTGCGACCATCACTTGCCAGATGACGATTTGCCTGTTAGTTTTGCAATGCTTAATCCAAAACAAAAAGGCTGTGATTATCCATTCAAAGACCTTTCAGCGTGTGCAATTGGATATAAATTTTTACAAGGATTTTGTATCAGAACAGGAACTTCAGAACGAAACTTACATTATTATTTGGATTTGGTAGCTTTGAGTATTGCTGCTGATTTAGTTCCAATGAAAGGCGAAAATAGGATTTTGAGTTATTTTGGTTTAGAAAAAATAAATATTGACCCTCTCCCAGGGGTAAAAGCACTTCTTAATTTAATCAATGGGTATGGAAAAAAAATAGGTGTTCGGGAGATTGTTTTTTCAGTTGCGCCACGCCTCAATGCAGCAGGACGAATTACAGATGCTTATAATTCATTAAATCTTCTTTTGGCTTCTTCTGAAAGTGAGGCAAATAAATTAGCTAGAGAATTAAATCAAAAAAATGATTTGCGTCGTGAGATGGAGCAAAAAATGATGCTAGAAATTGATGATATTTTAGAAAAATCTAATCCTGAACGTAAAACAAACGTACTTTTTAGCAAAAATTGGCATAAAGGATTAGTAGGAATTGCAGCAGCAAAATGTGTAGAAAAAACGTATCGCCCAACCGTAATTTTGACACATTCTGAATCTGAAAATGGAGATTTGGCTGTTGGTTCGGCTCGTTCTATTTCAGATTTTGATATTTATAAAGCTGTTGAAAGTTGTTCGGATTTGCTGACACAGTTTGGAGGTCATAAATTTGCTTCTGGAATGTCTATGCCTATCGAAAATGTAGCACAATTTCAAGAGCGTTTTGAGAATGCTGTTACTGATACTTTAGAAAAAGAACAATTAATTCCTCCTGTTCGTGTAGATATGGAAATTAATTTTTCTAGTATTACTCAAAAAATGTTTGCTGTTGTCAAACAAATGTCGCCTTTTGGTCCTCAAAATATGCGACCTGTTTTTGTGGCTCGTAATGTTCAGCTTCTCTCTCCAAAAATCATTAAAGAAACCCACTTGAAAGTACAAGTTCGTCAAGGAACTTCTCTTTTTTCGGCTATTTCCTTTGGTAAAGCTAGTTTTTTCAATCAAATTTCTGCTAAAGCTAGATACGATATTGCTTTTTTGATAAGTGAAAATAATTTCAGAGATAGAAGTTATTTGCAACTTGAAATTAGAGATATTTTGAAGGTGGAGTAA
- a CDS encoding phosphoribosylanthranilate isomerase — protein MPTPIIKLSSITNLHDARFGAGMGTVLDMMIGFSLNPNSNNFVSEEDFAQISGWITGCKIVAEIEGNTISEEAHKILSNKDYTIDFIQISQKSILSELQSKDYKFPIIFCTKLENLESITTTNLEIDYFLIESNEENLTQKEIEILKNKTKKFPIILGFGITNENVIDLLTETELKGIAFKGQTEIEVGMGGYTDFDEISDILEKVEEL, from the coding sequence ATGCCTACTCCAATTATAAAATTAAGCAGTATTACAAATCTTCATGATGCTCGTTTCGGTGCAGGAATGGGGACAGTTTTAGATATGATGATTGGTTTTTCATTGAATCCAAATAGTAATAATTTTGTTTCTGAGGAAGATTTTGCACAGATTTCAGGTTGGATAACAGGTTGTAAAATTGTAGCAGAAATTGAAGGCAATACGATAAGCGAAGAAGCTCATAAAATTCTTTCTAATAAAGATTATACGATTGATTTTATTCAAATTTCTCAAAAATCTATTCTTTCAGAGTTACAATCAAAAGATTATAAATTTCCAATTATTTTTTGTACTAAATTGGAAAACCTAGAAAGCATCACAACTACAAACCTAGAAATAGATTATTTTTTAATAGAATCAAATGAAGAAAATTTGACTCAAAAAGAAATTGAAATATTAAAAAATAAGACTAAAAAATTTCCTATTATTTTAGGTTTTGGAATTACAAATGAAAATGTAATTGATTTGCTTACTGAAACAGAATTAAAAGGAATTGCATTTAAAGGACAAACAGAAATAGAAGTCGGAATGGGTGGTTATACTGATTTTGATGAAATTTCAGATATTTTGGAGAAGGTAGAAGAGTTATAG
- the ctlX gene encoding citrulline utilization hydrolase CtlX, giving the protein MKDQQSTSTLMMIRPIKFRFNEQTAVNNYYQKAPKKLNESEIQSKAIAEFDIFVEKLRSKKINVIVIEDTPEPSTPDSIFPNNWISFHSDGKVGLYPMFAENRRLERRPEILEKLQKEAGFKINEVIDFSNYEKEAFFLEGTGSMILDRPNKIVYAAISIRTNEKIIDDFCDKFNYKAIKFIANQTVDGKRLPIYHTNVMMCIANDFAVLCADSIDNQAEKEAVIQSLEKTGKEIIEISEDQKHHFAGNMLQVNGTDEKPYLVMSKAAHLSLNDNQKAKIEKYCEILSSSLDTIETLGGGSARCMMAEVFLPKA; this is encoded by the coding sequence ATGAAAGACCAACAAAGCACTTCTACATTAATGATGATTCGTCCTATTAAATTTAGATTTAATGAACAAACAGCAGTAAATAATTATTACCAAAAAGCACCAAAAAAATTAAATGAATCTGAAATTCAATCAAAAGCCATTGCAGAATTTGATATTTTTGTAGAAAAATTAAGAAGCAAAAAAATTAATGTAATTGTAATAGAAGATACTCCCGAACCAAGTACACCTGATTCTATTTTTCCAAATAATTGGATTTCCTTTCATTCAGATGGAAAAGTGGGTTTGTATCCTATGTTTGCTGAAAATAGAAGATTAGAAAGAAGACCAGAAATTTTAGAAAAACTACAAAAAGAAGCAGGTTTCAAGATAAATGAAGTTATTGATTTTTCAAATTATGAAAAAGAAGCCTTTTTTTTAGAAGGTACTGGAAGTATGATTTTAGACCGACCTAACAAAATTGTTTATGCTGCAATTTCTATTCGAACCAATGAAAAAATAATAGATGATTTCTGTGACAAATTCAATTATAAAGCTATTAAATTTATTGCCAATCAAACCGTAGATGGAAAAAGATTGCCTATTTATCACACCAATGTAATGATGTGCATAGCTAATGATTTTGCTGTTTTGTGTGCTGATTCCATTGATAACCAAGCTGAAAAAGAGGCTGTTATTCAAAGTTTGGAAAAAACAGGTAAAGAAATAATTGAAATTAGTGAAGACCAAAAACATCATTTTGCAGGCAATATGTTACAGGTAAATGGCACAGACGAAAAACCTTATTTAGTGATGTCGAAAGCTGCTCATTTATCATTAAATGATAATCAGAAAGCAAAAATTGAAAAATATTGTGAGATTTTAAGCAGTTCATTAGATACTATCGAAACTCTTGGTGGTGGAAGTGCTAGATGCATGATGGCAGAAGTTTTTTTACCAAAAGCATAA